The following is a genomic window from Mya arenaria isolate MELC-2E11 chromosome 4, ASM2691426v1.
aaacTACCTTAACAATATAACCCTTTGAATAAACATGCTTAActttattgctttttacatGTTGAAACCATTCTTAGAATActacctacattttcagccaatgagattgcagATAAGCAAGCGTTGAGTAGTAGACTTAAAAAATTTCAACGTTCGcgcgtgtttaaaggtccgcctactgccaatcatcTGATTCACACTCCCTGCATCAGAGTTTGCGTCGATAATATATCAGCCAATAAGGCCTAaagttgtattctaagtcagttagatgccatgaagtgaattcttaatgataaaaaaaaggttcgttcgctacgctcactccacccattcttaatcattaagaattcacttcatgtcatctaactattacataatttaaatatgttttgtactcTCGCATTTATCAATTATTGCCAAATTGCCATGTGctatgttattgttataatgatgaactgtatatgttcaagttaacaataaatgttctgttctgttctgtatatatatatgcatacgtATTATATTTTGCCGTGATactattttataacatgtttacgacaatatACATTTCTGTCTGTCTGACTGGCCTATTTAAAAACCGGATAACAGCCTACAAACATTGTACACGTATGATTACTTACGtcttttttaagataaaattgTTATAACTCTTTTAATCTTTGTTAACACCCTTATGACGCAAGCAATGTATTTCAATGAAAGAAGTCAATGCGGCTTTTGTGATCATTGTATTTAACTTTCGGTCTAGCGattataatacaatgtattgaTCTTTCACGCTAAACCTGTACATGCTATTGAATAGATATCATCGCTGGATGTCACGCTTGAATAACCGGGTCCTGACCGCAAATTAAATACCTGACTGAACTGTTGACCATTTATAACATTTCTTAAGTACGACAGAACGAACACGGACTGACCTTacttaaagaaatatgtttgctaAAGTTTTCAATTGATTTTGCGGAATGGTCATGCTGAAAAATAAATTGCGATAAATAATCAAAACTACAAAGATGCATACCGTCTCAAAGGATACTGTGCTTTCTGTAAAAGGCGTGTCCTTTGCCATTAAAACCAATGAAATTCTTCGGGATATATCATTTACATCATGCAGTGGAGATTTGTTGGCCGTCATGGGACCCTCAGGTATGTGGTAATGTTCTGCTTGTATCAATATAATATcatggttgtccggttagcgcagtggttaggcGCGCTCGCTTCCCACCTAGGCGACCACGGTTCGAttccggcctgggcgcatgtgagtttggttagtggtcaccaagccggacaaataGGTTTTCTCCGAGGACTCCGGTCCCCcacccacaacacaagaccacactctcacagAACATCGTGGCCCTGGTTCTGGCATAGTTTCTGCACAAGCTCTTGAGTTCGGTAAGGGTTACTACATGTATAGGTGTTTGAGGCTACCGTTTGAGATTTGTTTGCCTGCTTTAAGTATGAGTGCTGCGATGCAATAGGGATACAAGCGACACAATTTGCCAACGTTAGTGGCTGTAAACGGTAACTGAACTCAGGGTAGCCTGCGTGGTTCGCTGCTTTGCTTCCTGTGGTAAGACAGTTCTTACCCGTTCTCGCTGGGACCAATTCTTGAATACGCCTAAATTTTCtggaataattataaaatatatgaaacagttcaaatataaaaaaaacaatacgaTGCTGCACAAATTGTAACCAGGCTAAAAACGTTCAGTATCAATTGCTAGACTAATTGCTGAAATAGGATGAGTTTCATTGTCCGCATGAGGAGAATTGCAAAAGTTCATTTGAGTATACAAACATAATCAAGGTGAATTGCCTACGGTCTTTTAAGAGCATTATTTACACCTATCATGGACAATTCTAAACCTTATAATTTGAGAAATAATGAAACTTTTGTAACATTGAATAGGCGTTTAGAAATCCCCAATTTGAATGGCCAAATCCCTCtgcatatttgataataaattatcTGTCTTAGATACTATATTAACCTGTTGATGTTGTGTTGattgtttcaatgtataaactaaCATTCATGCAATACAACATTATTAAATTACATCTCGCTAGTTCCCGGCTTCTTGTCCCGTATACAGGACTGATATGCTAACCAATACCGCAAATCACCACAAgaacatattaattactttttcaTGAGCAGATTATGAAAAGTCctgcattttttgtttattctcATATTGCCTTGAGAATgtaattttttattaaattgtttataatgataataattgcataatgttttatgtttaaataacatttgaaacaatcagaGCATTTATTAACTAAACTATCTTTTTAAAGGCACTCACTTTTGCTTTAGGGTCCGAAAAAGTTTTCCAGAAAATGcacctgaaaaaaaaacatatttaaactcattttactctttgattctgaaattaaaaaaaaaatacattcagagaataaaaatatgtttgtcttgTGGGAAGCGAACCCACGCCTCTACAGTTAAGAAATGATGAAACAACCGATAATATAACCACTCGCCCACAGGGTCTTATATATCCTGTAAtggatattttaacatttataaaatacattgaaaacctCACTTGATAGTTTCTATCAGCAAATAACGCTACCGCCTTTTGCTATATGGCGGGAGCAACGGCTTAGGGAATAGTTGACCTCAAAGACAGTATTTGagcataaataaacaatataaactagTGTGTCAGAAAAAACATGCTTTTTATgccatcattttgttttaaaggttCCGGGAAAACAACACTCCTGAATGTCGTAGCTGGACGCCAACAACTGACGTCAGGAGAAATAACGTTATCGGGACTTCAGTTTGGGAAACAGTTACGACGTCGACTTGGATTTGTCCTCCAACACGATGTTTTCTTCTCAAACCTGACTCTATGGGAAACACTTTATGTACgtacatacttatattttaagaaaaaccaACATGAAtgcaatcaattaaaacacTGATTTGTTTCTGAATTATAACGCTTTTGCACAAATGACACATTAATCCAGCTAACTAATTAATTCTTAGATGTAATTacatttatgcatttatgtgaaaatgccgggaaaccagtgatataagactgctgacaaaaaatcagattgaaGAATTTCACatctaagttcaaaaattgatgttaaacaccacatacacaagaAAATACATCACAAATAAACCACAAAAGGAAAATGCACGCattaagcaaaaaaaatgttgatgcatagcatTATGCCCATAGTGATGTATCGCAATTTGTTAAAACCTGAGGCAGTTTAAGCCACTGTcgattgtatttaaaaacacaGCCGATGTGGGGCAAAGACAAACATGGGCAATTTTGAAAAGCATGAAAATGTCTGTtaagaacatttgtttaaaatttggtCCTTAATATGTAACATCACTGGATTCGAAGAGAATAAATATTGTCAAGTAGTAGAAGGTTAAGGTGACTGTCATTGAGAACTGCTTATGTACAAGCCAGTACCATGGgaagtatgaaatatataacacCAATGCCTGTTTGCAAAactataatgtatttataacagtATAAAATGCTTTTTATGGCAAAAGGAAAATTCATGCATTTGAAAGACATGATTGTTAATAACACAGCAATAAATTTAAGGCATTTTGTTACAGTCAACACACTAAATTTTAATGAATGGGAAAATATGAtccttttttatgatttaagaaACCACATGAAATAAAGCGTTTAAATGACGttgtaaaagaaacattttagcGCTTGCAatattaaagtgactcgctcatgttttttggaccaaaaataaattttccGGTAATCcatctaaaaacacttattttatcattattttactctatgatatcaaaattgcagaaaaaaatacagttatagcataaaacgtattttggtttaagtggtgttcgaacccacgccggtataGTCAAgaaagaaatagaaaacaaCCAGCTAGTCCACACGGCCGCCGGAACTTTAacacagccgtaattaattttctaTCGCATtataaacgctaatgaaaattgtggtcttcagaGACGATATTTGAGaaattatcaacatttgctgaagggttccagcttttggtatttttgttttaacactcattatgatttgccacactttctttcgtaattaaaaaagtgcatttaacaaaccatgagcgagtcacttaaTGTCACTTAAAGTCACGTATGTTATTGAAATGGCTATGTTCAGCCATTCTCTGAATTATTTATGCATCATATTTATGCATGATGCATTCTCAAAAAtgagaacaaatatataaaaataatataaagagATTTAAAATCATGTAACAATGTTGTTGGTCTAAACATTACTTGAGATCATCATTTTACACAAATAGAATTCAGTATTTAAGATAAACAACAGGagcggtattcataaaatttcttaattcattttctaacttaagacactttccttattttattatctctttagtcatatgaaataaaaaataaagaatttcaaaaatacattatttctattgaccttattgaaaacaaacccatactttaatgttataaacacttatacatttcttttcatttgtctttgaaaattttaagaaattgacttaagttagaaaatgacttaagaagttttatgaataccgctcCACAACTTTAAATAACATACACACCTTTTAGAAGACGAAAGCGCTTATATTGGACTGTACTAACAATATTGTTGTAggtaaaaacataaacaagttCAACGAGACTAGAGAAAAGATAAAAGAATGTTTAATGATGGGATGACTGAACAGTCcgtgaaacacgagttcacttgAACACGGGTCTACTGGGGGCTAAATCAAGTTTATATGGCAAGAACCTCACGCTTGACCCAACACGAATTTGCAGTACGAGTTCACGGACACAAACGATCAACGGTAGatagaagaaaaaaactaaatacaAACGAAACAAGCAACTGTTGATAAACTGTTTATTGTATAAACAAACCCGTCTTGAGCAAGATATGTACATTTGTAGAATTATTTTTCATGGTGCCAGCTcacattaacttttttttacatatttatgttttaacactGAACATCATTTCATTTAGTAGTGATGTTTGTGTTAAAGactagaaaaaaacacattatcatTTAAGAACGAACACTATGTAATTCAAATTATAGTCCTGTATTTTTGGACGTTTGTGTtattgttccatgttttttgtttgtgagtgtttgtttttctgCTTTATGTCTTTGGccttgaccctgtgccattaaaaggggtttaattttaaacttttggctactgagtttgtttctgtatttttttatataaatatttagaaattctggtaaaggtttcgaattttgctatatttaagtcaatatatcagcaaatatttcatgtattgcaatgaaattTTAGGCAGTTTGAAACTATCCAAATTACTGAAATAATCAAGTTGGATATCTCTATTGTTCATATGATGTaaataatggcattttattttgCGACCTAGATCAtctggtttaggttttgcatgtaagcatgcataagtcaatatctcagcaacgaCTTGATGTACTGCACTGGAACTTTATACAAAGTatcccaaccattcaacctataactataaattatatggcatatattatacattttgccCTTTTATTATTCGACTTCGTATTTCTGGTTAAGCTTTTGCATGTATGAACAATAACTCACCAACTGCTTGATGAATCGCGTTTAAGCTTTTAACAGTCAAGTAACATAACTCTATCTATGTAAGTCAATATTTCAGCAACGTCTTTATGAACTGCATTGGAATTTGACACAAAAGTTCTTAACAATCCATCGCACTTAATTTTTCAAGCTCGGTaactttatttaacataaactgCTAAAAATGGCCATTTAtaattcgacttagaaattggGGTTAAGATTtgcatgttatttaatttaacagtAAGCCTGGCATGTTTTACCAAAACTTTGCAATCAAACTTAAAATAGCAgaaaagtcgagcgcgctgtgcctatgacagctcttgttagatttgttttaaatactttttatcttCAGTTTACAGCAATGATTCGACTACCAGAGAGTGTTCCGAAAGAAGAAAAGTTACAAAGACTGGAAGAGATCATTGATGTCCTCGACATTCGCAAGTGTAAAAATACTGGTACGGATAAACAACCTTTGCTTATCAATATTCAGGAATATATAAAGcttctgaaatatttatatgaaagactacagaaacaagcttagtagccaaaagtttaaacataaaccccgtttaatggcactgggttaaCGCCAAAAACAAAGACTAcagaaacaaaaaatcacaaacatggcacatggaacaacagcacaaaacgcCACAACAACACAGGGCATATattctaatatatataaaacacaaggtctgtttatcaaggattgttaggtaccgccttggaacggtcagtgaaattAATTTGCGTGCACAAAGGGTTTGCAGACTCAaggggccgtttcaataaatattttattcgaTCTCAGTCGTAAATTGAAAACATCATAGTAccacattttcattattttgctgcttatttgaacttttgccgacatttaaaatgaacatgaaGTTGAGgacataatatttgttcatgtatagcaatttgttattttatacagatttaagataatttaagctacgactaaaatcctttttaaaaacgGCCCCAAGGTGCTTAAGTGATTTAAAAGTGTAAAAACGCAATATAAGGCCTATTTATTGTGCCATATTAAAAGCTGTGCTTAAATACGTTGATCATCCTTAATAACCCATATTCGGTATAATCTATGTTTTTACTACTTCTGAGAACAAAATCGATAAGCATCTAACAAATTTGACGTTGAATGGGACGGTTTATCGACGTTATAACTTAGACTTATATGTTAGGTTGAGCCCTAGCTAgttaactggtttaaaccctcaTTATAACTTTCATTGTTGTTTTGGGCCCTTGCTTTGCATCCTTTAACAGAGTCTATTTTTTAATGTTCGACTGCCTGGCCCTTACCTGAagtattcattgtattattgcgCGATTCTGAGTCGCTGATTAGTTGTCCGTCTGCTTTGTGCCGTTGCTGGTTAACATTTCAGGCATAACGGCGTTACATAACGGCGTccaggttgtgcacacaaactggtttaaactcccagtaaatttacatattactgaccgttccaaggcggtacctaacaattcttgattaACATATCtagttttttaaatatagtatgtatgcactgtgctgtttatggagttttgtgctgtttttccatgtttcttgtttgtaattttatgttctatgtctttggcgtttacccactgccattaaaccgggtttatatttaaacattttgctactgagcttgtttctgtagcttttcgcataattATTGAGTCTGAGCTCGAGATTCAGACGaagtcaaacaaaatgtttattttgtagtAAAAAGGAAATTATTGGAGCAAAGAAGGTAAAAATTACTGTATCTGCTACTAATAATCTGTTCTACAATCAGGCACACATCTTTTGTCACAATTAGTAAtaatatagatattttgaaacattaaataattcatttttctgagcctgagtctgAATCTTGAGACGCAAGATGATACTACCTGGTCTTATCCTGTCCATGCAGTTtcctttgttttatcataaaaccAGGAAATTAACGCTATCCAAACAATTGTATATTactatgttaaatgtatttcagtGATTGGCGATATGTTTATTCGTGGACTTTCTGGCGGAGAAAAGAAACGAGCTAGCATTGCGTGTGAACTGCTTACTGATCCAGATATTCTTCTTCTGGATGTAAGCATTATATTCTATTGATCTCGACATTATGTTAAACGTACCTAGGCGTGCGTTATGAcaagttacatgtatatgtatttcataaatggTTATGTAGTTTGTTTGGTTTATCATTCAATGAATTACTTGCAAGCTATTGAAAATGTATTCCTTAGGAACCAACATCAGGTCTCGATTCTAGCACAGCTCTCAGCCTGATTGGCCAACTAAAAGGTTTTGCCTCTCGCTACAACAAAACAGTCATTGTGACGATTCACCAGCCGTCAAGTCAGATTTATCATATCTTCGACGCTCTTCTTCTTCTTGCACATGGCCAGGTATGTGACTCATTTCCAATTGCTAGCTCACACAAGAAATGGACATCCGGGACAGTAGTATTCAATGTCGTTCTTAACCCTGTCCCTAGACACGCCTCAGAGATTTCTTTCAGTCCTTTTGTCTGTTATGTTTATAGACAAATCATAACACTTTGATTCAAAACTGATTTAGTGTAATATATTAAGTGGTAATTGATAACAGCCCCTTGGACATCCTCAAAATGACCTATGTTATGCTAGTACTGTTTCATGTGTCTATGAACTATCAGTTTTTGTAACATCGAACATGATTTTACTGACAACTCATACACAATTGTAACTCAGGAATGCTACAAGTTGTGATAGTTGTTGCAACACTGTCAGCAAATGTAAATAAAGCTAAAGCACTTGTATATTATGTTACTTTTAGGTAGCATACTTTGGACAAGCACACGAAAAACCACTGGAGTTTCTGCAAAGGCTTGGACATATTTGTGATCCTTTATACAATCCGGCAGATTTCCTGTGTGCGTCggttgtgtttttataattatagaTATATAGTTATTGGCAGTTAAAGGGAATAACTAATAAGTGAATTTTTCTTGTCAACATCGTCCTGTTTTTGCTCATAAGGATACAATTAAAGCATAAATACAATTAACTCTAATTCTCGTTTAATTTATACTTGACGTAGTTTTGGTAGGCCATATTTGTACATACAGTTACCTATTGTACTGATTATTGGTTGAGGTATAAAAACATTCATCTAGCTCTTGCTTGACAAccattttataatgttttattgcctGCACCCTTATATTTTACCCGTGATTCATTTTCAGTGGCGGTAATGAAACTTGAAAAGGCAAAACTCGATGAAATTGTGCAACTACACAAATCGAACCATTTTCAGTAAGTGTTTGATATCAAAAgctcaattaaacaaattatgtatCTTCTAATTTATCTTCTGTTAATGGGTATTCTacaaaaatatagtattttCCCATTTTCAGACCACACCCTCAACCAATTTCAGATGGCAAGTTAAATAATGGTTTCATTGCTGACCAAGGCTTCAATGGTGACCTCAAACGTAATGAAAGTCACACTCTCATATTGCCAAGAAAATGTAAGTGTGTATAAAAATTATGAACTGTTATCATACTTAACTTGTCTTGATTTTCATTTCGcgtaaacatattgaaattcaaaaatGGAAAATGGGGAAGGAACTAGTGATTGCTATGATCAGATTGGCTATATTATCTAAAATGTGTATTAAAACTATCCTAATAGGGTCATGGTAAGTTGATTATATGGTGAAGGTTATGCAACGATAAACGAAAACATACTTACCTTAAATGAGTAATTAACCTGCAAGACTTTAGCTTTTCTGATTCCGTTCTATTTGTAAGCATATACCCAATTCTGTATGGCCTGGGACATACACATCAACTAGTGACAATACTGTGATACTTTCAGACTCCACAAACACGATTGTAACCTTGGATGATGTTGACCTAGATTACGTGCAGAACAAGCAAACAAGATGGCCAACAGACTTCTGGACGCAGTTCAAAATGTTGACATGGCGAAACTACAAACAGTCGAAAagccgaatattcgaatatcacgACCTGATGCATTTTGCGGTAATGGCAGCTGTTGCAGGCGTGCTCTTCTTTCAAATTCCGAAAGATGCAGATGTGTTTAGAGACAGAATGGGTCTTGTAAGTTATGATTTCGTTTTGTCATTCTAGTTAAAATGAAACTCAAAGCTCTTTCAGATACCGTTATTTGATAAGTGTATTTTATCTAGACgtttaatttcagatatttttctGCGTTACGTTTTGGACATTTGAACCTGCAATACAAGCCATCTTAACATGTGAGTATTTTAAGTGTAACAATTTCCTATGCAGTGACCTCCCTTGACAAGCAGGGAAGATTTCTGTCGCCAAGTACGATCAGAGCTGGATTTCAGCTTTAAAAGAGTTacattgcttttttaaataacgttgttttctaagataaaaataacccatattttatttcaaatgacatAATGTTACTTTTGAACGACGTCAAGGTATTTTGATTATCATGGTGGCAGTGTAGTACTGAACGGCTAAGGGAAGTTAAAGATTGTGATATTTGTAAgttaatatgatttatatgtACCAGTAATATATCCAATTTTATTAATCGGTTTAGTGCAATAGTTTAGTATAATTACAACCGTTTTACTTCAACTGGTTGTGTTTTTATGTGTAGATTTTTGTCATGTATGATCAAagcatgaacattttaaaacattgtgtgTTTCTGATATACATTTCAGTTTCTAATATTAATTTCAGTCCCAACAGAGAGAGGCATAATTTCGAAAGAGAGGGCTGCAGGGGCGTACCGACTGTCTGCTTACTATCTTGCCAAAACTGTGAGCGAACTACCGTTAAAAATCGTGGTTCCATCGTTGTTCTATACGTTCGTGTTTTGGATGTCTGGATTGGGCAACGTTAGACAGTTTTTCATGACTTGGCCCATTTTGATGCTCAGCGTTTTTAGTGCACAGGTTTGTAAGCTCCTCTTATTTAAACCCTACGAAGCATTTCCAGATTTATAAGTAAATTATACACGAGGTATGTCG
Proteins encoded in this region:
- the LOC128229820 gene encoding uncharacterized protein LOC128229820, which codes for MHTVSKDTVLSVKGVSFAIKTNEILRDISFTSCSGDLLAVMGPSGSGKTTLLNVVAGRQQLTSGEITLSGLQFGKQLRRRLGFVLQHDVFFSNLTLWETLYFTAMIRLPESVPKEEKLQRLEEIIDVLDIRKCKNTVIGDMFIRGLSGGEKKRASIACELLTDPDILLLDEPTSGLDSSTALSLIGQLKGFASRYNKTVIVTIHQPSSQIYHIFDALLLLAHGQVAYFGQAHEKPLEFLQRLGHICDPLYNPADFLCAPHPQPISDGKLNNGFIADQGFNGDLKRNESHTLILPRKYSTNTIVTLDDVDLDYVQNKQTRWPTDFWTQFKMLTWRNYKQSKSRIFEYHDLMHFAVMAAVAGVLFFQIPKDADVFRDRMGLIFFCVTFWTFEPAIQAILTFPTERGIISKERAAGAYRLSAYYLAKTVSELPLKIVVPSLFYTFVFWMSGLGNVRQFFMTWPILMLSVFSAQGLGLLIGALFTNMKASMLSGNTVILVSLLFSGFITQRFPWWMDWARYISHIQYPLSAITIITLQGLEPISCLSTSVSRYQTCLHDVNATVTSGDILKEAGIVLPLHCYISTLACLLVILRVLVYVVLRVHR